In Mastigocladopsis repens PCC 10914, a single window of DNA contains:
- a CDS encoding DUF2087 domain-containing protein encodes MNYLDELKRYLDEQGRVKEWPSKRNKGKFQKLVLEYLALKFEVGVIYTEKEVNALLNQHHTFGDPAMLRRELFESGLIDRKRDGSAYWCNLQN; translated from the coding sequence ATGAATTACTTAGATGAACTCAAACGTTATTTAGATGAACAGGGACGTGTGAAAGAATGGCCCTCCAAGCGGAACAAAGGAAAGTTCCAAAAGCTGGTGTTGGAGTATTTAGCGTTGAAGTTTGAGGTTGGTGTCATTTACACAGAAAAAGAAGTGAACGCACTGCTGAATCAACATCACACCTTTGGCGACCCTGCGATGTTGCGACGAGAATTATTTGAGAGTGGTTTAATTGACAGAAAGCGGGATGGTTCCGCTTACTGGTGCAATCTTCAAAATTGA
- the ccmS gene encoding beta-carboxysome assembly chaperone CcmS, with the protein MIFATTQPESPENKWRRQLDKFVKEHQQELAALSWGLWLENGDNKGTIGIDLQPTPHFVYCPKEAIEKLNSKAENRLQEVLGIVEHYKPEVEVLMIGIGKDKIKLINFEPELAPPACYEQVGQDVDTLLKHLEQRLSEQLNAEK; encoded by the coding sequence ATGATATTTGCTACTACCCAACCGGAATCCCCAGAGAACAAGTGGCGTCGTCAGTTAGATAAATTTGTCAAAGAACATCAACAAGAATTGGCAGCACTGTCATGGGGTTTGTGGTTAGAAAATGGTGACAACAAGGGGACAATTGGTATTGATTTGCAACCAACACCGCATTTTGTTTATTGTCCAAAAGAGGCTATAGAAAAACTAAATAGCAAAGCCGAGAACAGACTTCAGGAAGTTTTAGGGATTGTGGAGCATTATAAACCTGAAGTGGAAGTTCTCATGATAGGAATAGGAAAAGACAAAATCAAATTAATTAACTTTGAACCGGAACTTGCACCACCAGCTTGTTATGAACAGGTTGGTCAGGATGTGGACACTTTATTAAAACATCTAGAACAGCGTCTGAGTGAGCAGTTGAATGCTGAAAAATAA
- a CDS encoding DUF1824 family protein, translating into MSNSNQSNLTVEEAKKILNKYNCIDIAPKLKPSEKTLIRQALLLLANIADYQILGICADTPEEGILAMKTYSHAFGYEPPSDLPVIEGPVYIKLNGKNGVCYLDSYSGHHRGVLVSCQSYSQGGINEMYGHLPLDLFV; encoded by the coding sequence ATGTCAAACAGTAATCAGAGTAATTTGACCGTTGAAGAAGCCAAAAAAATTCTTAATAAATACAACTGTATAGATATTGCACCCAAACTCAAGCCATCAGAAAAGACCTTAATTCGTCAGGCTTTACTTTTGCTTGCCAATATTGCCGACTATCAGATTTTAGGGATTTGTGCTGACACACCTGAGGAAGGAATACTGGCAATGAAAACATATTCCCATGCTTTCGGCTATGAACCACCAAGCGATTTACCTGTCATTGAAGGTCCAGTTTACATCAAATTAAACGGCAAAAACGGTGTGTGCTATCTCGATTCTTATTCAGGACATCATCGGGGTGTATTAGTCTCTTGCCAGTCTTACTCTCAAGGTGGAATCAACGAAATGTATGGGCATTTACCCCTTGATTTATTTGTTTAA
- a CDS encoding pentapeptide repeat-containing protein, translated as MLNTPTQNLRSSAVDFLEQSPQQRLEILRQLGIARYEFLTKIHLNEANIACIMRFFQNPSQLKFPNLMGADLSGLILDQVNFIRGNFSGANLEGSSLVNADLIFANFTNANLKNANLNGATLNETKWLNGLVEECEFAQGIGLTKIQRQDLRLRGARFSL; from the coding sequence ATGCTAAATACTCCTACTCAGAATCTCCGTAGCAGCGCTGTTGATTTTTTAGAACAAAGTCCCCAACAACGTCTAGAAATTCTCAGGCAACTTGGGATAGCCCGCTATGAGTTTTTGACCAAGATACATCTCAATGAAGCAAATATAGCATGCATCATGCGGTTTTTCCAAAATCCCAGTCAGCTAAAGTTTCCTAATTTAATGGGAGCAGATTTATCTGGCTTGATATTAGATCAAGTCAACTTCATCCGGGGGAATTTCTCAGGTGCAAATCTTGAAGGTAGCAGTTTAGTGAATGCAGATCTTATATTTGCTAACTTTACTAATGCCAACTTGAAAAATGCAAATTTGAATGGTGCCACTCTCAATGAGACTAAATGGTTAAATGGTCTTGTAGAAGAATGTGAGTTTGCACAAGGAATTGGGTTGACAAAGATTCAGCGTCAAGATTTACGACTTCGCGGTGCTAGGTTTAGTCTTTGA
- a CDS encoding CoA-acylating methylmalonate-semialdehyde dehydrogenase, which produces MNATSTLSNYINGQWCTSTATEHLDVINPATAEVLAKVPLSPAIEVNQAAEAAAEAFVTWRRTPPAERVQYLFKLKNLLEENLEDLSRTITLESGKTLAESKGEMRRAIENVEVACGIPMMMQGTILEDVAKGIDEMMIRQPLGVAAVIAPFNFPAMIPFWFMPYALACGNTYIVKPSEKVPLTMQKVFQLLEKTGLPKGIVNLVNGAKEAVDAILDHPKIRAISFVGSTPVAKYIYSRAAANGKRVQCQGGAKNPLIVLPDADLEMTTRIAADSAFGCAGQRCLAASVAVTVGEAHRTFTEAIAETSKKRVVGHGLDQSVEMGPVITTQSKARIEGLIQKAADEGATVLVDGRQANIVGYEKGNFIRPTILQNVDPAGEIARTEIFGPVLSLIHLETIEQAIALVNSGQYGNMACLFTTNGAAARQFRYEAEAGNIGINIGVAAPMAFFPFSGWKESFFGDLHGQSNHAVEFFTQTKVVVERWPKDWSRQF; this is translated from the coding sequence ATGAACGCAACTTCTACCTTATCCAACTACATTAATGGTCAGTGGTGTACATCTACTGCTACGGAACACCTAGACGTTATCAACCCAGCAACAGCAGAGGTACTGGCTAAAGTACCGCTGTCACCAGCTATTGAGGTCAATCAAGCTGCTGAAGCTGCGGCGGAAGCTTTTGTGACATGGCGACGTACTCCACCTGCAGAACGAGTGCAGTATTTATTTAAACTCAAGAATCTGTTAGAAGAGAATTTAGAGGATTTGTCTCGCACAATTACGCTGGAAAGTGGGAAGACTTTGGCTGAATCTAAAGGCGAAATGCGTCGCGCCATTGAAAATGTGGAAGTTGCTTGCGGTATTCCCATGATGATGCAGGGAACTATTTTAGAAGACGTTGCTAAGGGTATTGATGAGATGATGATTCGGCAACCACTGGGAGTGGCTGCGGTTATTGCCCCGTTCAACTTTCCAGCAATGATTCCCTTTTGGTTTATGCCCTATGCCCTTGCTTGTGGCAACACATATATCGTTAAGCCTTCGGAAAAAGTGCCGCTAACGATGCAAAAAGTTTTTCAGTTGTTAGAAAAAACTGGGTTGCCTAAAGGCATAGTCAACCTAGTCAACGGTGCAAAGGAAGCTGTAGATGCAATTTTGGATCATCCAAAAATTCGCGCAATTAGCTTTGTTGGCTCTACACCAGTTGCTAAATATATATATAGTAGGGCAGCGGCAAATGGCAAACGAGTTCAATGCCAAGGTGGTGCGAAAAATCCACTGATTGTTTTGCCAGATGCAGATTTAGAAATGACGACACGCATTGCTGCTGATAGTGCTTTTGGTTGTGCGGGACAACGTTGCCTTGCTGCTTCGGTTGCAGTGACTGTGGGAGAAGCACATCGGACCTTTACAGAAGCCATTGCAGAAACTTCTAAAAAGCGAGTTGTAGGTCATGGTTTAGACCAGAGTGTAGAAATGGGACCCGTCATTACAACCCAAAGTAAAGCACGAATTGAGGGATTAATTCAAAAGGCCGCAGATGAAGGGGCGACGGTGTTGGTAGATGGGCGACAAGCCAATATAGTAGGTTATGAAAAAGGGAATTTTATCCGTCCCACCATTTTACAAAACGTTGATCCAGCAGGTGAAATTGCCCGCACAGAAATTTTTGGTCCTGTACTAAGTTTGATACATTTAGAGACTATTGAACAGGCGATCGCCCTAGTCAACAGCGGTCAATACGGTAACATGGCTTGTCTGTTCACCACCAATGGCGCTGCTGCGCGTCAGTTCCGCTACGAAGCAGAGGCTGGTAATATTGGCATTAACATAGGAGTTGCCGCACCAATGGCGTTTTTCCCGTTTAGCGGTTGGAAAGAAAGCTTTTTTGGTGATTTACACGGTCAAAGCAATCATGCTGTCGAGTTTTTTACGCAAACAAAAGTGGTCGTTGAACGTTGGCCTAAAGATTGGTCGCGTCAATTTTGA
- a CDS encoding prohibitin family protein: MKNQPLRNWQTVVAGIVGAILVILSLNSFIIINPGQAGVLSILGKARDGALIEGIHLIPPFISVVDVYDLTVQKFEVPAESSTKDLQTLTARFAINFRIDPIQAVDIRRKQGTLANIVNKIIAPQTQESFKIAAAKRTVEEAITKRNELKEDFDMALGQRLEKYGIIVLDTSVVDLTFSPEFARAVEEKQIAEQRAQRAVYVAQEAEQEAQAEVNRAKGKAEAQRLLADTLKAQGGQLVLQKEAIESWKSGGAQMPKVLVMGNDTKSSVPFLFNLGNMQD; encoded by the coding sequence TTGAAAAATCAGCCATTGAGGAATTGGCAAACCGTAGTAGCAGGAATTGTCGGGGCAATACTTGTTATCCTGAGCCTTAATTCCTTTATTATCATAAATCCAGGGCAAGCAGGAGTACTAAGTATCTTGGGTAAAGCCAGGGATGGAGCATTAATAGAGGGTATCCACTTGATACCACCATTCATTTCAGTAGTAGATGTGTATGATTTGACAGTGCAAAAGTTTGAAGTTCCAGCAGAGAGTTCAACCAAGGATTTGCAAACCTTAACTGCAAGATTTGCTATTAACTTTCGCATCGACCCCATACAAGCTGTTGATATAAGAAGAAAACAAGGAACTCTAGCAAATATTGTCAACAAAATTATTGCACCCCAAACCCAGGAATCATTTAAAATCGCAGCAGCTAAAAGGACAGTTGAGGAAGCGATTACCAAAAGAAACGAGTTGAAGGAAGACTTTGATATGGCATTGGGACAACGCTTAGAGAAATATGGAATAATCGTACTAGATACTAGCGTGGTTGACTTAACATTTTCTCCAGAATTTGCCAGAGCAGTTGAGGAAAAACAAATTGCTGAGCAAAGAGCACAAAGAGCCGTTTATGTGGCACAAGAAGCTGAACAAGAAGCCCAAGCAGAGGTAAATCGCGCTAAGGGTAAAGCGGAGGCTCAAAGACTTTTAGCGGATACTTTGAAAGCTCAAGGAGGACAGTTGGTTTTGCAAAAAGAAGCGATTGAATCTTGGAAAAGTGGTGGTGCCCAGATGCCAAAAGTCCTCGTCATGGGTAATGATACAAAAAGTAGTGTTCCATTTCTTTTCAACTTAGGCAATATGCAAGATTAA
- a CDS encoding ABC transporter ATP-binding protein encodes MVKLLKSRRTSRSRTHVAGERQTSPPTHPLKRLFDYGHQYRKQIWQATTCSILNKLFDLAPPVLIGIAVDVVVRQQDSIIAQLGVKDIFGQFLILSFLTVIIWILESLFEYAYARLWRNLAQDIQHDLRLDAYKHLQELELAYFEERSTGGLMSILSDDINQLERFLDVGANDILQVATTVVIIGGAFFISSPSVAWMAMLPIPFILWGSFAFQDLLAPRYADIRENVGLLNSRLANNLSGITTIKSFTSEDYEISRLAEESEAYRRSNSRAIKLSAAFIPLIRMLILVGFTALLLFGGMAAVNGKMSVATYSVLVFLIQRLLWPLTRLGDTFDQYQRAMASTNRVMNLLDTPIAIHTGEIVLPVDAVRGEVEFKNVTFAYQDRSSILKNLSLHIPSGKTIAIVGSTGSGKSTLVKLLLRLYEVQSGTITLDGIDIQQLNLRDLRRCIGLVSQDVFLFHGSVAENIAYGSFDALDDEIIRAAKLAEAHEFIVQLPQGYETIVGERGQKLSGGQRQRIAIARAILKNPPILILDEATSAVDNETEAAIQRSLEHITVNRTTIAIAHRLSTIRNADRIYVMEYGQFVESGSHQELLEQNRVYASLWRVQSGLR; translated from the coding sequence GTGGTTAAGCTATTGAAATCTCGTCGGACATCGAGAAGTCGTACACACGTAGCGGGTGAGCGTCAGACATCGCCCCCAACTCATCCCCTTAAGCGGCTGTTTGACTACGGACACCAGTATCGCAAACAAATTTGGCAAGCGACTACCTGTTCTATCCTCAATAAACTTTTTGACTTGGCACCACCAGTGTTAATTGGCATAGCGGTGGATGTAGTGGTAAGGCAGCAAGATTCTATCATTGCTCAGTTGGGAGTGAAAGATATCTTTGGGCAATTTTTAATTCTTTCGTTCCTGACTGTCATCATCTGGATACTAGAATCGCTTTTTGAATATGCTTACGCTCGGCTTTGGCGCAATTTGGCACAGGATATTCAGCATGATTTGCGTCTGGATGCTTATAAACATTTGCAGGAGTTAGAACTAGCATACTTTGAAGAACGCAGTACAGGCGGTTTGATGTCCATCCTTAGCGATGATATCAACCAACTGGAACGTTTTTTAGATGTAGGAGCAAATGACATTCTCCAAGTTGCCACAACCGTGGTGATTATCGGTGGTGCTTTCTTTATTTCGTCTCCCAGTGTGGCATGGATGGCTATGTTGCCGATCCCATTTATTCTTTGGGGTTCGTTTGCTTTTCAAGATTTACTAGCACCTCGCTACGCTGATATTCGAGAAAATGTTGGTCTTCTCAACTCTCGTCTGGCGAATAATTTAAGCGGCATTACTACTATTAAAAGTTTTACCTCCGAAGATTACGAAATTTCACGTTTAGCAGAAGAAAGTGAGGCATATCGTCGCAGTAACTCTAGAGCAATTAAACTTTCGGCTGCATTTATTCCCCTCATCAGAATGTTAATTTTGGTCGGGTTCACAGCATTACTGCTGTTTGGTGGTATGGCAGCAGTGAATGGCAAAATGTCTGTGGCTACCTACAGTGTATTAGTCTTTTTAATTCAACGGTTACTCTGGCCTTTAACTAGATTAGGTGATACTTTTGACCAATACCAACGAGCAATGGCTTCTACTAATAGAGTCATGAATTTGTTGGATACTCCTATCGCTATTCATACCGGAGAGATAGTTTTACCTGTTGATGCCGTACGCGGTGAGGTGGAATTCAAAAATGTCACTTTTGCTTATCAAGATAGGTCGTCAATCCTCAAAAATTTGTCTTTGCATATTCCATCTGGTAAAACAATTGCCATTGTTGGTTCTACTGGTTCTGGAAAAAGCACTTTGGTTAAACTTCTATTACGATTGTATGAAGTGCAATCGGGAACAATTACCCTTGATGGCATTGATATACAACAGTTAAATCTGCGGGATTTACGCCGCTGCATTGGTCTTGTTAGTCAGGATGTATTCTTATTTCATGGTAGTGTAGCAGAAAATATTGCCTATGGCAGTTTTGATGCTTTAGATGATGAAATCATCAGAGCAGCTAAATTGGCTGAAGCACACGAATTCATTGTGCAACTGCCTCAGGGATATGAGACAATTGTGGGTGAACGAGGTCAAAAATTATCTGGTGGACAACGACAGCGGATTGCGATCGCCCGCGCCATTTTAAAGAATCCACCCATTTTGATTTTAGATGAAGCGACCTCAGCAGTCGATAATGAAACAGAGGCAGCCATTCAGCGATCGCTAGAACACATCACTGTGAATCGGACGACAATTGCGATCGCCCACCGACTTTCCACCATCCGCAATGCTGATCGCATCTATGTTATGGAATACGGACAATTTGTCGAGTCAGGATCGCATCAAGAACTGTTGGAGCAAAATAGGGTTTACGCGAGTCTTTGGCGTGTACAATCTGGTTTAAGATAA
- a CDS encoding cytochrome P450 has product MRATTNLPDGPNMPGILRWMKFIFQPLEYVEDFAKIYGDNFTLSGSNDSHMVYFSDPQALQQIFTADSSRLEAGRGNMILKFLVGANSLLLLDGDAHQRQRQLLVPPFHGERMRAYGETIREITQQVSDSWKIDKPFSLHESMQEITLRIILRVVFGLEEGPVLEKVRRLLSSLLNSMDSRFTSAAMFFQFLRKDLGAWSPWGRVVRLLQQVDEMIYALIRERRAESDQNRQDIFTLMMSARYDDGQPMTDEELRDELMTLLIAGHETTASTLTWAFYWIDHLPEVRNKLLKELDTLGDSFDPSATTKLPYLTAVYQETMRIYPIAMTASPRIVRSPIEIQGYNLPLGTVIMPSIYLAHHRQEVYPQPKQFKPERFLERQFSPYEYLPFGGGTHRCLGMAFAQYEMKLVLATILSRLQVSFVNKRPVRPVRRGLTLALPAGMQTVATPLAKRVNTPVLV; this is encoded by the coding sequence ATGAGAGCAACCACTAATCTGCCTGATGGTCCCAATATGCCTGGAATTCTGCGGTGGATGAAATTTATTTTTCAGCCGTTGGAATACGTGGAAGATTTTGCCAAAATCTACGGCGATAATTTTACCCTATCGGGTAGCAATGATTCCCATATGGTATACTTCAGCGACCCCCAAGCACTACAACAGATTTTTACGGCTGATTCCAGTCGGTTAGAAGCTGGCAGGGGAAATATGATTTTAAAATTTCTGGTGGGGGCAAATTCGCTGCTTTTACTGGATGGTGATGCCCACCAGCGTCAACGTCAACTGTTAGTCCCGCCCTTTCATGGTGAACGGATGCGGGCTTACGGTGAGACTATCCGCGAAATTACTCAGCAAGTCAGCGACTCTTGGAAGATTGACAAGCCGTTTAGTCTCCATGAGTCGATGCAAGAAATCACCTTACGCATCATTTTGCGGGTGGTGTTTGGCTTAGAAGAAGGACCTGTTTTGGAAAAAGTTCGACGACTGTTGAGTTCACTGCTGAACTCTATGGATTCTCGCTTCACGTCCGCAGCCATGTTTTTTCAGTTTCTGCGGAAAGATTTAGGCGCTTGGAGTCCGTGGGGTCGAGTTGTGCGCCTGCTGCAACAGGTTGATGAAATGATTTATGCCCTCATTCGGGAACGAAGAGCCGAATCTGACCAAAATCGTCAAGATATTTTCACTTTGATGATGTCTGCTCGTTATGACGACGGTCAACCGATGACTGATGAGGAGTTACGCGATGAATTGATGACGCTGCTGATTGCAGGACACGAAACCACCGCTTCGACATTGACATGGGCTTTTTATTGGATTGACCATTTGCCTGAGGTGCGTAACAAATTACTGAAAGAACTGGATACCCTTGGTGACAGCTTTGACCCGAGTGCTACTACCAAATTGCCCTATTTGACAGCAGTCTATCAAGAAACTATGCGGATTTACCCAATCGCAATGACTGCCTCCCCTCGGATTGTGCGATCGCCCATTGAAATTCAAGGCTACAATTTGCCACTGGGAACGGTCATCATGCCCAGTATTTACTTAGCACACCATCGCCAAGAAGTCTACCCACAACCAAAGCAGTTTAAACCAGAACGCTTTTTGGAGCGGCAATTTTCCCCATACGAGTATTTGCCCTTCGGTGGCGGTACTCATCGCTGTCTTGGCATGGCATTTGCCCAGTATGAAATGAAATTGGTATTGGCAACCATTTTATCGCGTCTTCAGGTATCCTTTGTCAACAAGCGTCCTGTGCGTCCTGTGCGCCGTGGTCTAACCTTGGCACTACCCGCAGGAATGCAGACGGTTGCAACGCCTTTGGCAAAGCGTGTCAATACTCCAGTGCTTGTTTAG
- a CDS encoding ABC-F family ATP-binding cassette domain-containing protein — MSLITLQSVKKDFGIKEILKDASFSLDATDKVGLIGTNGSGKSTLLKMIAGLEPIDAGQILANSGATIVYLPQQPDLDENHTVLEQVFADSGEQMVLVREYEAVSDKLAHAPEDKQLMARLSSIMQRMEATGAWELETNAKIILSKLGITDFHAVIGTLSGGYRKRIALATALLSEPDLLLMDEPTNHLDANSVEWLQSYLNRYRGALLLITHDRYFLDKVTNRIIEIDRGDIYTYAGNYSYYLEKKALAEESAISSQRKHQGVLRRELEWLKRGPKARSTKQKARIDRISDMQETEFKQVQSKVDISTLSRRIGKKVIELNNVSKAYNGGSLIKDFTYEFSPDDRIGIIGGNGAGKSTLLNIITERVQPDSGSLEIGTTIHIGYFNQHSEELQSALNENQRVIEYIKEEGEFIQIADGTRITASQMLERFLFPGNQQYAPIHKLSGGEKRRLFLLRILMSAPNVLILDEPTNDLDVQTLAVLEEYLEDFPGCVIVVSHDRYFLDRTVDTIFTFEEGGNIRQYPGNYSVYLDFKQAEEAQQQQTANTKEKPKNVETLPTTSLPKENENKKRRGLSNWQKREFEQLEGKIAQMEAEKAEAEKAIANVPPGNYTQVQKLYEQMEILKEEIDKATERWLELAEMES; from the coding sequence ATGAGTCTTATTACCCTACAATCGGTTAAAAAAGATTTTGGCATCAAAGAAATATTAAAAGATGCCAGCTTTAGCCTGGATGCTACTGATAAAGTTGGTTTAATTGGTACGAACGGTTCTGGAAAGTCAACATTATTAAAAATGATTGCAGGACTAGAACCGATTGATGCTGGTCAAATTTTAGCCAATTCAGGCGCTACAATTGTCTACTTGCCTCAGCAGCCAGATTTAGACGAAAATCACACAGTGTTAGAGCAAGTTTTCGCTGACAGCGGCGAGCAAATGGTGTTGGTGCGTGAGTATGAAGCAGTTTCTGATAAATTAGCTCATGCACCGGAAGATAAGCAACTTATGGCGCGTCTTTCTTCCATAATGCAGCGCATGGAAGCAACAGGTGCATGGGAATTGGAAACCAATGCTAAAATCATCCTTTCCAAGTTAGGAATTACAGATTTTCATGCTGTGATTGGGACTTTATCTGGTGGTTATCGCAAGCGCATTGCTTTAGCCACAGCTTTGCTGTCAGAACCAGATTTGTTACTGATGGATGAGCCAACAAACCATCTTGATGCTAATTCTGTTGAGTGGTTGCAAAGTTATTTGAATCGCTATCGCGGCGCACTCTTGCTTATCACTCACGATCGCTACTTTTTAGATAAGGTGACTAATCGCATTATCGAAATTGACCGAGGAGACATTTACACTTACGCGGGCAACTATTCATATTACCTGGAAAAGAAAGCTTTGGCTGAAGAATCTGCTATTAGCAGTCAACGTAAACATCAAGGTGTATTACGGCGCGAGTTGGAATGGCTAAAACGAGGACCAAAAGCTCGTAGTACTAAGCAAAAAGCTAGAATTGATCGCATTAGCGATATGCAAGAAACTGAGTTTAAACAAGTTCAGAGTAAAGTTGATATTTCTACACTCAGTCGTCGCATTGGCAAAAAAGTTATTGAACTGAATAATGTATCTAAAGCTTATAATGGAGGCAGCTTAATTAAGGATTTTACCTACGAATTTAGCCCAGATGACCGCATTGGTATTATCGGCGGTAATGGTGCGGGTAAATCCACTTTATTAAATATCATCACTGAGCGTGTTCAGCCAGATTCTGGGAGTTTGGAAATTGGTACTACCATTCACATTGGTTACTTTAACCAGCATTCTGAGGAATTACAATCGGCGTTGAACGAAAATCAGCGCGTGATTGAATACATCAAAGAAGAAGGGGAATTTATCCAAATTGCCGATGGAACTAGAATTACCGCCTCCCAAATGTTGGAGCGTTTTTTATTCCCTGGGAACCAACAGTATGCTCCAATTCATAAACTGTCTGGTGGTGAAAAACGGCGGTTGTTTCTATTACGCATTCTCATGAGCGCGCCGAATGTCTTAATATTAGATGAACCGACAAATGATTTGGATGTGCAGACATTGGCGGTTCTAGAAGAGTATTTAGAGGATTTTCCAGGTTGTGTTATTGTTGTTTCTCACGATCGCTACTTTCTAGATCGTACCGTAGATACAATCTTTACCTTTGAAGAAGGTGGAAATATTCGGCAATATCCAGGAAATTATTCAGTGTATCTGGATTTCAAGCAAGCAGAAGAAGCACAACAGCAACAAACTGCTAATACTAAAGAAAAACCGAAAAATGTAGAGACGCTACCAACAACATCTCTACCTAAAGAAAACGAAAATAAAAAGCGACGCGGGTTATCTAATTGGCAAAAACGAGAATTTGAGCAGTTGGAAGGGAAAATTGCTCAAATGGAAGCCGAAAAAGCAGAAGCAGAGAAAGCAATAGCCAATGTTCCTCCTGGTAACTACACTCAAGTGCAAAAACTCTACGAACAAATGGAAATACTCAAGGAAGAGATTGATAAAGCAACTGAGCGTTGGTTAGAATTGGCTGAGATGGAGTCTTAA
- a CDS encoding nucleotidyltransferase domain-containing protein: protein MREKVLQTIITALQPQDFVLAFWQGGSAAHGYTDEWSDIDIEVIVEDNFVNLQRKSLLKLCHL from the coding sequence ATGAGAGAAAAAGTTTTACAAACCATCATCACTGCATTACAACCACAAGATTTTGTTTTAGCTTTCTGGCAGGGAGGTTCAGCAGCACACGGATATACGGACGAATGGTCAGACATTGATATTGAAGTGATTGTTGAGGATAATTTCGTTAACTTGCAGAGGAAATCTTTGCTGAAACTCTGCCACTTGTAG
- a CDS encoding cytochrome P450, with protein sequence MRATNNLPDGPKMPVFLRRMKLIFQPLEYAEDFAKEYGDSFTLWSRNDSPIVYFSHPQALQQIFTADSSHLDAGRGNRVLQFLLGSNSLILLDGERHQRQRQLLSPPFHGDRMRAYGETIREITQQVSDSWKIGKPFNIRASMQEITLRVILRVVFGLDEGHRFEKLRQLLSSLLDSIGSPLLSAALFFRFMQKDLGAWSPWGRVLRLLEQIDEMIYDLIRERRAESHQNRQDIFTLMMSARYDDGQAMTDEELRDELMTLLIAGHETTASVLTWAFYWVDHLPEVRDKLVRELDTLGDNPDPSTVAKLPYLSAVCQETLRIYPVGMNAFIRIVKSPIEIQGYNLPVGTVILPSIYLAHHREETYPQPKQFRPERFLERQFSPYEYLPFGGGNRRCIGLAFAQYEMKLVLATILSRLQVSFVNKRPVRPVRRSITLALPGGMQAVATPLAKRISAPALV encoded by the coding sequence ATGAGAGCAACTAACAATTTGCCTGACGGACCCAAAATGCCAGTATTCCTGCGCCGAATGAAATTGATTTTTCAGCCGTTGGAATATGCGGAAGATTTTGCCAAGGAATACGGTGATAGCTTCACTCTTTGGAGTCGCAACGATTCTCCCATTGTCTACTTCAGCCATCCCCAAGCACTGCAACAAATTTTTACTGCTGATTCGAGTCACTTAGATGCTGGCAGAGGAAACCGAGTTTTACAATTTTTGCTAGGTTCTAACTCTCTGATTCTACTGGATGGGGAGCGCCACCAACGCCAACGTCAACTATTAAGCCCTCCCTTTCATGGCGACAGGATGCGGGCTTACGGTGAAACTATCCGCGAAATCACACAGCAGGTCAGCGACTCTTGGAAGATTGGCAAGCCCTTCAATATCCGTGCGTCAATGCAAGAAATTACCTTGCGCGTCATTTTACGGGTGGTATTCGGCTTAGATGAAGGACACCGCTTTGAAAAACTTCGACAACTGTTGAGTTCTCTGCTGGACTCTATAGGTTCCCCCCTCTTGTCCGCAGCCTTATTTTTTCGGTTTATGCAAAAAGATTTAGGGGCGTGGAGTCCTTGGGGTCGGGTGCTACGCCTGCTGGAACAAATTGATGAAATGATTTATGACCTTATTCGGGAACGAAGAGCAGAATCTCATCAAAATCGGCAAGATATTTTCACTTTGATGATGTCTGCTCGTTATGACGATGGTCAAGCGATGACTGATGAAGAGTTACGCGATGAGTTGATGACGCTGCTGATTGCAGGACATGAAACCACTGCTTCAGTATTGACATGGGCGTTTTACTGGGTTGACCATTTGCCAGAAGTGCGGGACAAGTTGGTGAGGGAACTGGATACCCTTGGAGACAACCCAGATCCGAGTACTGTTGCCAAATTACCTTACCTCAGCGCAGTCTGCCAAGAAACGCTGCGGATCTATCCCGTTGGGATGAATGCTTTCATTCGGATTGTGAAATCCCCAATTGAAATTCAGGGTTATAATTTGCCAGTAGGAACCGTCATCCTCCCCAGTATATATTTAGCCCACCATAGGGAAGAAACTTACCCACAACCAAAGCAGTTTAGACCAGAACGCTTTTTAGAAAGACAATTTTCCCCATACGAGTATTTGCCCTTTGGCGGTGGGAATCGTCGCTGTATTGGACTGGCGTTTGCTCAGTATGAAATGAAACTGGTATTGGCAACTATTCTATCGCGCCTTCAGGTATCTTTTGTTAACAAGCGTCCTGTGCGTCCTGTGCGCCGTAGTATTACCTTGGCACTACCAGGAGGAATGCAGGCGGTTGCAACGCCTTTGGCAAAGCGTATAAGTGCTCCAGCGCTTGTCTAG